Proteins encoded in a region of the Cytobacillus pseudoceanisediminis genome:
- the hflX gene encoding GTPase HflX has protein sequence MERKPDYEKVILVGCHTDEDDQRFEYSMEELESLTETANGKVLASITQKRERVHPSTYIGKGKVEELAALQEEMEADIIIFNDELSPSQVRNLSADLDARIIDRTQLILDIFAQRARSKEGKLQVELAQLQYLLPRLSGQGVQLSRLGAGIGTRGPGETKLESDRRHIRRRIDDIKTQLSVIVQHRDRYRERRKKNKAFQIALVGYTNAGKSTIFNRLSEAESYEENQLFATLDPMTRKLILPSGFITLVTDTVGFIQDLPTTLIAAFRSTLEEVNEADLLLHVVDMSNPDYYQHEQTVNKLIEDLENDKIPQLTVYNKRDLKHPDFVPTARTETIQISAFEEDDRNELKRKIEQMILGMMKHYHVEVPSTEGKLLSQLKNETILRELTFNEDKELYVCKGYYLEDHQISGPLMKYTV, from the coding sequence TTGGAACGTAAGCCAGATTATGAAAAAGTCATTCTTGTCGGCTGCCATACTGATGAAGATGACCAGCGGTTTGAATATTCAATGGAAGAATTGGAATCGCTGACTGAAACGGCAAACGGAAAAGTTTTAGCTTCGATTACTCAAAAAAGGGAACGAGTTCATCCGTCTACATATATAGGAAAGGGGAAAGTGGAGGAACTGGCTGCACTTCAGGAAGAAATGGAAGCAGATATTATCATTTTTAACGATGAGCTCTCACCAAGCCAGGTGCGCAACTTATCAGCAGATTTGGATGCCAGGATCATTGACCGCACACAGCTGATTTTAGATATCTTTGCGCAGAGGGCGCGCTCTAAAGAAGGGAAGCTGCAGGTCGAATTGGCACAGCTGCAGTATCTGCTGCCGCGCCTGTCAGGCCAGGGTGTTCAGCTTTCAAGACTTGGAGCGGGAATCGGCACAAGGGGACCAGGTGAGACCAAGCTTGAATCAGATCGCAGGCATATCCGCCGCCGTATTGATGATATTAAAACCCAGCTTTCCGTCATTGTGCAGCACCGTGACAGGTATCGTGAACGAAGGAAGAAAAACAAAGCATTTCAAATTGCACTTGTCGGCTACACAAATGCAGGTAAATCCACCATTTTTAACAGGCTGTCTGAGGCGGAATCCTATGAAGAGAACCAGTTGTTTGCCACACTTGATCCGATGACCCGCAAACTGATTTTGCCAAGCGGATTTATTACACTTGTGACAGACACGGTCGGTTTTATTCAGGATTTGCCGACTACTCTTATTGCAGCCTTCCGTTCCACTCTGGAAGAAGTTAATGAAGCAGATCTTCTTCTTCATGTGGTCGATATGTCCAACCCGGATTATTACCAGCATGAGCAGACAGTCAATAAACTGATAGAAGATTTGGAAAATGATAAAATACCGCAGCTGACGGTATATAATAAAAGAGATTTAAAGCATCCTGATTTTGTCCCGACTGCCAGAACAGAAACGATTCAGATCAGTGCCTTTGAAGAAGATGACCGCAATGAGCTGAAACGGAAAATCGAGCAGATGATTCTGGGAATGATGAAGCATTACCATGTGGAGGTGCCGTCAACAGAAGGAAAGCTGCTGTCGCAGCTCAAGAACGAAACCATCCTGCGGGAATTGACTTTCAACGAAGACAAAGAACTTTATGTTTGCAAGGGCTATTACCTCGAAGACCATCAGATTTCAGGGCCTTTAATGAAATATACCGTATAG
- a CDS encoding trimeric intracellular cation channel family protein: MTWEVLSMIGTVAFAVSGAIVAMEEEYDILGVYILGIVTAFGGGAIRNLLIGVPVSALWEQGLFFQIALLSITAVMLFPNNLLKHWQRWGNFTDAIGLSAFAIQGALYATEMNHPLSAVIVAAVLTGSGGGIIRDLLARRKPLVLRSEIYAVWAILCGFGVGLGIASAPFELYTLFIIITALRVLSYTYNWKLPVKRLGTSKSIG; this comes from the coding sequence ATGACATGGGAAGTTTTAAGTATGATCGGCACTGTTGCTTTCGCTGTCAGCGGTGCAATTGTGGCGATGGAAGAAGAATATGATATTTTAGGTGTATATATCCTTGGGATTGTCACCGCTTTTGGCGGCGGAGCGATCCGAAACCTGCTAATCGGTGTTCCTGTCTCTGCCCTTTGGGAACAGGGTTTATTTTTTCAGATTGCCCTTTTATCCATCACAGCAGTAATGCTGTTCCCGAACAACCTGCTCAAACACTGGCAAAGATGGGGCAATTTCACTGACGCAATCGGGTTATCCGCCTTTGCCATCCAAGGAGCACTGTACGCAACGGAAATGAACCATCCTTTAAGCGCCGTAATTGTGGCTGCTGTATTGACTGGAAGCGGAGGGGGCATCATCCGTGACCTTCTTGCAAGAAGAAAACCGCTTGTATTGCGGTCTGAAATCTATGCGGTCTGGGCTATCCTTTGCGGTTTTGGAGTCGGACTCGGAATCGCCTCAGCACCATTTGAACTTTACACTTTGTTCATTATTATTACAGCTTTACGGGTTTTATCTTACACATATAATTGGAAGCTTCCGGTTAAGAGGCTGGGAACAAGTAAAAGCATCGGCTAG
- a CDS encoding TRAP transporter large permease subunit yields the protein MLLPLIIIFGIRGGIFTPTEAGAVAAAYAFIINKFVYKDMDWKDIPEAFINAGKMSAMVVFIIAGANLFGWLLTAEQIPQQLAQLVMNATENKYLILFIFNIIFFIAGCFLNASAAITILTPLLLPIALGAGIDPVFFGLIMVVNLSIGLITPPVGLDLFIVKGIAEVSYDKLIKAVIPFIAVMVFDLFIITYFPAISMFLTTL from the coding sequence TTGCTCTTGCCGTTAATCATTATTTTCGGCATCAGGGGAGGGATCTTTACTCCTACTGAAGCCGGTGCAGTAGCAGCTGCATATGCTTTTATCATTAATAAGTTTGTTTATAAAGATATGGATTGGAAGGATATACCCGAAGCGTTTATAAACGCAGGAAAAATGTCTGCGATGGTTGTCTTTATTATAGCCGGGGCAAATTTATTCGGATGGTTATTAACGGCTGAACAAATTCCGCAGCAGCTTGCACAGCTTGTCATGAACGCAACAGAAAATAAATATTTGATACTATTTATCTTCAATATTATTTTCTTTATTGCAGGGTGCTTCCTGAACGCATCAGCAGCGATTACAATCCTAACGCCATTGCTTCTCCCGATTGCTCTCGGAGCAGGCATTGACCCGGTTTTCTTTGGATTAATCATGGTTGTTAACTTATCAATCGGTTTAATTACACCTCCAGTTGGATTGGATTTGTTTATAGTGAAGGGAATAGCTGAAGTTTCCTATGATAAATTAATAAAGGCTGTAATTCCTTTTATTGCTGTAATGGTTTTTGATTTATTTATTATTACTTATTTCCCTGCTATATCAATGTTTTTAACAACCCTATAA
- a CDS encoding TRAP transporter large permease subunit, which produces MTVAIIVLAVLFLLMILGVPIAISLIIASISGFISSIYYIPLEVVPQRLITSVDSFPLLAIPFFMLTGEFMMSGSMGKRIAAFAFAAVGWVRAGLAQVSTLTSMFFAGISGSGAADTAAVGKMMIPMMESKGYDKGFAAATVASAGTIAVVIPPSIPMIVYGVTAGVSIGDLFTAGIIPGILIGLSLMMLNYWLTRKNNYSEEKGHSNSQHSGKLYMKGYWLCSCR; this is translated from the coding sequence ATGACGGTAGCAATAATAGTATTGGCTGTATTGTTTTTATTAATGATTCTGGGTGTGCCAATTGCAATATCTTTAATTATAGCTTCCATTTCCGGATTTATATCAAGCATATATTATATTCCTCTTGAAGTGGTTCCACAGCGTTTGATTACATCAGTTGATTCATTTCCGCTGCTGGCAATTCCATTCTTCATGCTTACAGGGGAATTTATGATGTCAGGAAGCATGGGGAAAAGAATAGCAGCATTTGCTTTTGCTGCTGTGGGCTGGGTAAGGGCAGGTCTTGCACAGGTTTCAACCTTAACAAGTATGTTTTTTGCAGGGATATCCGGTTCAGGTGCTGCAGATACAGCTGCTGTAGGTAAAATGATGATACCGATGATGGAGTCAAAGGGATATGATAAAGGGTTTGCAGCTGCCACTGTTGCAAGTGCAGGAACAATAGCTGTGGTTATACCTCCATCCATTCCCATGATTGTATACGGTGTAACCGCAGGAGTATCCATAGGAGACCTGTTCACAGCAGGCATCATACCCGGGATATTAATAGGCTTGTCTTTAATGATGTTAAATTACTGGTTAACAAGGAAAAACAATTATTCTGAAGAAAAAGGACATTCGAATTCACAACATTCCGGAAAACTTTATATGAAGGGATATTGGCTTTGCTCTTGCCGTTAA
- a CDS encoding TRAP transporter small permease, whose amino-acid sequence MSEFFRKLSDKADKISKKIVILFFVIAFISTVYQVFSRYVLQSAFAKSILPFADFSIFNLTWIEELIRYMFVWIVFLGIGIVYKSKGHAQVEILHHYLSEKWKSKVMLLVECINSALFLFLIIYGSRILKFSIQQISPSLGLNMTFIYGAVLVSSIVCFVHSSVNILELRTAKRDERVVVQAESQNTNMG is encoded by the coding sequence ATGAGTGAATTTTTCAGGAAATTGAGTGACAAAGCGGATAAGATATCGAAAAAAATTGTTATCTTGTTTTTTGTCATTGCCTTTATCTCCACAGTGTATCAGGTATTTTCAAGATACGTCCTGCAAAGTGCGTTTGCAAAAAGTATACTCCCTTTTGCAGATTTCAGTATTTTCAACTTAACCTGGATTGAAGAACTTATCAGGTACATGTTTGTATGGATCGTGTTCTTAGGAATCGGAATCGTATATAAAAGCAAAGGGCATGCACAAGTAGAAATTCTCCATCATTATTTATCTGAAAAATGGAAAAGTAAAGTAATGCTGCTGGTTGAATGTATTAACAGTGCACTTTTTCTGTTTCTCATTATTTATGGATCAAGAATATTGAAGTTCTCCATTCAGCAGATTTCTCCTTCGCTTGGGCTGAATATGACTTTTATTTACGGAGCAGTCCTAGTCAGTTCAATTGTCTGTTTTGTTCACTCATCGGTCAATATTTTGGAGCTCCGCACTGCAAAAAGAGATGAAAGAGTGGTCGTTCAAGCAGAATCCCAAAATACAAATATGGGTTAG
- a CDS encoding TRAP transporter substrate-binding protein, translating to MRVYLSILSILLLIFVSGCSSNVNGKERDAEYVLRLGHLQTETHPYHKGALKFKELVEEKSNGRIRIDIFPSSQLGNGRDQIEGAQIGSIHFHIGSVAPVTNFAPKFNLLNLPYLFESREHAFRVLDGEIGKEIASDLENRGLINLGYMENGWRHMTNNKKPIKTSADAAKLKLRVQESPPYISFIKALGSTPVPVPFGELYTALEQKVVDGQENPLAQIYLNKFQEVQSYLTLTAHNYDAAVFLMSKTTFDTLPEELQKAVSEASAEAVDYERKVAMEDEKKLLEDLKKTEIEIEENPDLDSFREAVKPVYEEYEETIGKELFDKIESLK from the coding sequence ATGAGAGTATACCTGTCTATCTTATCAATCCTATTGTTAATATTTGTGAGCGGCTGCTCCAGCAATGTTAATGGCAAAGAGCGGGATGCAGAATATGTTTTGAGACTGGGCCATCTTCAAACGGAAACTCACCCTTACCACAAAGGGGCATTGAAGTTTAAAGAACTGGTGGAAGAAAAATCTAACGGGCGGATAAGAATCGATATATTTCCAAGCAGCCAATTAGGAAATGGAAGAGACCAAATAGAAGGAGCGCAAATTGGCTCCATCCATTTTCATATTGGCTCAGTAGCACCAGTAACCAATTTCGCCCCTAAATTTAATTTGCTTAACCTTCCATATTTATTTGAAAGCCGGGAGCATGCTTTTCGGGTCCTGGATGGGGAGATCGGCAAAGAGATAGCTTCTGATTTAGAGAACAGGGGCCTTATCAACCTCGGCTATATGGAGAACGGCTGGAGGCATATGACGAATAATAAGAAACCCATTAAGACAAGTGCCGATGCAGCGAAATTAAAATTGAGGGTCCAGGAGTCACCTCCATACATCTCATTCATTAAAGCTCTTGGCTCAACTCCTGTTCCTGTTCCATTCGGTGAACTATATACTGCTTTGGAACAGAAAGTGGTCGACGGCCAGGAAAATCCCCTTGCGCAAATCTATTTAAATAAATTTCAAGAGGTGCAGAGCTATTTGACATTAACTGCCCATAACTATGATGCTGCTGTTTTTCTTATGAGTAAAACAACATTCGACACATTGCCTGAAGAACTGCAAAAGGCAGTATCTGAAGCCTCTGCAGAAGCAGTTGATTATGAACGCAAAGTAGCAATGGAGGATGAGAAAAAACTGTTGGAGGACCTTAAAAAGACGGAGATAGAAATTGAAGAAAATCCAGATTTGGATTCATTTAGAGAAGCAGTAAAGCCGGTTTATGAGGAATATGAAGAAACGATAGGAAAGGAACTGTTTGATAAGATAGAAAGCTTAAAATAA
- a CDS encoding FadR/GntR family transcriptional regulator, whose product MDINRKGISEQVADSIKKKIHNGEYRAGEKIPGEREMGMELSVSRNTVREAYKILEAYGYLTAKHGTGVFVASPEQQIQKMTEAFFVSSDQFKDFFSVRKILEEWTVKWSIENSSPDLIQQLDQILKEANEIVSGDQDFDRLAELDHKFHMTLADHSNNVVLVRIMHFLIDLLSESRTKSINIPGRALKSVQEHERILEAIKQNNIELAQERMIDHIESVECSISQNTLSS is encoded by the coding sequence TTGGACATTAATAGAAAAGGAATTTCGGAGCAGGTAGCCGATAGTATAAAGAAAAAGATCCACAATGGCGAATACAGAGCAGGTGAAAAAATCCCCGGCGAAAGAGAAATGGGGATGGAGCTTTCTGTCAGCAGAAATACAGTAAGGGAAGCCTATAAAATACTCGAAGCATATGGTTATTTAACCGCCAAACATGGAACAGGGGTCTTCGTCGCTTCTCCTGAGCAGCAGATACAAAAAATGACTGAAGCTTTTTTTGTATCCTCTGATCAATTTAAGGATTTCTTCTCCGTCAGAAAAATTCTTGAGGAATGGACAGTAAAATGGTCCATAGAAAATTCAAGCCCGGATCTTATTCAGCAATTAGATCAAATCCTAAAGGAAGCAAACGAAATTGTAAGCGGTGACCAGGATTTTGACCGTCTGGCTGAGTTGGACCATAAATTTCATATGACGCTTGCTGATCATTCAAATAATGTGGTTCTAGTAAGGATTATGCACTTTTTAATCGATCTTCTGTCAGAGTCACGTACAAAATCAATTAACATTCCGGGCCGTGCTTTAAAATCTGTCCAGGAGCACGAAAGGATTCTTGAGGCAATAAAACAGAACAACATTGAGTTGGCTCAGGAACGTATGATTGACCATATTGAAAGTGTAGAATGTTCGATTTCTCAAAATACATTATCCAGCTAA
- a CDS encoding UxaA family hydrolase, with amino-acid sequence MNNTLMGYRRENGKVGIRNHVIILPVDDISNAACEAVARQVQGTMALPHAYGRLQYGPDLDLHFRTMIGTGSNPNVAAVIVIGIEENWSKKIAEGIAETGKPVSYFSIEGNGDFETIRQASWKAKEYVQWASELQREPIELKDLTISIKCGESDTTTGLGSCPTVSQAVDRLVDAGATVFFGETSELTGGEHLIAQRMATPELHEKFMAIYEDYVGEIESKGVDLLGSQPTQGNIAGGLSTIEEKALGNIAKTGTKEVIGVLDPAENPDNGNGLYFMDTSSAAAECITLMAAGGAVLHLFPTGQGNIIGNPIEPVVKITANPITAGTMSEHIDVDVQGLLSRQISLEEAGDKLMEVICRTVNGRLTSAEALGHREFVMTKLYRSA; translated from the coding sequence ATGAATAATACACTAATGGGTTACCGCAGAGAAAATGGAAAAGTTGGAATACGCAATCATGTCATCATTTTGCCTGTTGATGATATCTCAAATGCTGCCTGTGAGGCTGTTGCAAGACAAGTTCAAGGAACGATGGCACTTCCACACGCATATGGAAGACTCCAGTATGGACCGGACCTTGATCTTCATTTCAGAACAATGATAGGAACCGGCTCAAATCCAAATGTGGCAGCGGTTATTGTCATCGGCATTGAAGAAAACTGGTCCAAGAAGATCGCGGAAGGTATTGCAGAAACTGGCAAACCTGTATCCTATTTTTCTATCGAGGGAAATGGCGACTTTGAAACCATCCGTCAAGCATCATGGAAAGCAAAAGAGTATGTTCAATGGGCATCTGAACTGCAGAGAGAACCGATTGAACTAAAAGATTTAACGATCAGCATTAAGTGCGGGGAATCGGATACGACTACAGGACTGGGATCATGCCCAACAGTATCTCAGGCAGTTGACCGCCTGGTTGATGCCGGTGCGACGGTATTCTTTGGGGAAACATCTGAATTGACTGGTGGGGAGCATCTAATCGCACAAAGAATGGCAACTCCTGAACTTCATGAAAAGTTTATGGCTATTTATGAAGATTATGTTGGTGAAATCGAATCCAAAGGAGTAGATTTGCTAGGTTCACAGCCAACACAGGGAAATATTGCAGGAGGCCTATCAACTATAGAAGAAAAGGCTCTTGGTAATATCGCCAAAACAGGTACAAAGGAAGTAATTGGGGTCCTTGATCCGGCAGAAAATCCAGATAATGGCAATGGATTGTATTTTATGGATACTTCTTCTGCAGCCGCAGAATGCATTACGTTAATGGCAGCTGGCGGAGCAGTACTCCATCTTTTCCCAACAGGGCAGGGGAACATTATCGGAAATCCAATTGAGCCTGTTGTGAAAATTACCGCAAATCCCATAACTGCAGGAACAATGAGCGAGCATATTGATGTAGATGTACAGGGATTATTGTCCCGTCAGATTTCCCTGGAAGAAGCAGGCGACAAATTAATGGAAGTTATTTGCCGCACGGTAAATGGCCGCTTGACCAGTGCTGAAGCTTTGGGACATCGTGAATTTGTCATGACAAAACTATACCGAAGCGCCTGA
- a CDS encoding UxaA family hydrolase has product MSNNSQTTTLADTHSPESKEVSTHKFLIHHKGDHVGVATSPIKEGEQVIGIFMDDNSEVSVKSRGDIPLGHKISLVDLKSNQPVLKYGIQIGLTTTEWAVGDYVHTHNIKTARW; this is encoded by the coding sequence ATGAGTAATAACAGTCAAACTACAACTCTGGCAGACACGCATTCTCCTGAGTCTAAAGAGGTTAGCACACATAAGTTTTTAATTCATCATAAGGGAGATCATGTAGGGGTAGCGACTAGTCCAATAAAAGAAGGAGAACAGGTTATCGGAATCTTTATGGATGATAATTCTGAGGTGTCTGTAAAGTCTCGTGGGGATATTCCTTTAGGGCATAAAATTTCATTAGTAGACTTAAAGAGTAATCAGCCAGTCTTAAAATACGGAATTCAAATTGGCTTAACTACAACAGAATGGGCTGTAGGAGATTATGTCCATACTCATAATATTAAAACGGCGAGGTGGTAG
- a CDS encoding glutaredoxin family protein, producing the protein MNNITVYTTNTCPYCTMVKNFLDEKGLEYKEVNVQNDQREAQKLVATTGQMGVPQINVNGNWVIGFDPNTIMANVKQ; encoded by the coding sequence ATGAATAATATTACGGTTTATACGACCAATACATGTCCTTACTGTACGATGGTGAAGAATTTTCTGGATGAGAAAGGGCTGGAGTATAAAGAGGTTAATGTGCAGAATGACCAGCGAGAGGCACAAAAACTGGTTGCAACCACCGGACAAATGGGAGTGCCGCAGATCAATGTGAATGGCAATTGGGTCATTGGCTTTGATCCAAATACGATTATGGCGAATGTGAAGCAATAA
- the spoVK gene encoding stage V sporulation protein K → MDQPIRLKNNGQISIVLNSQKRKTYTKELPESQAAPKAIPPEHTALKEIEKELGALVGMEEMKKMIKEIYAWIYVNKKREEAGLKAGKQALHMMFKGNPGTGKTTVARLIGKLFQKMNVLSKGHLIEAERADLVGEYIGHTAQKTRDLVKKAIGGILFIDEAYSLGRGGEKDFGKEAIDTLVKHMEDRQHEFILILAGYSREMNHFLTLNPGLHSRFPLVVDFPDYSIEQLMEIGERMLKEREYTLSHESEKKLREHLHFVKNNLSPNSFSNGRYIRNIIEKSIRAQAMRLLMQNSYDKHDLMTIRSNDLLFEEAD, encoded by the coding sequence TTGGACCAGCCGATTCGCCTGAAGAATAACGGACAGATCAGCATCGTGCTCAATTCACAAAAGAGAAAAACATACACAAAAGAGCTTCCCGAATCCCAAGCGGCTCCAAAAGCCATTCCGCCTGAGCATACAGCTCTGAAAGAAATTGAAAAAGAACTTGGCGCTCTTGTGGGAATGGAAGAGATGAAGAAAATGATCAAGGAGATCTATGCGTGGATTTATGTGAATAAAAAGCGGGAGGAAGCCGGTCTCAAAGCTGGAAAGCAGGCATTGCATATGATGTTCAAAGGCAATCCCGGCACCGGTAAAACAACGGTTGCCCGATTAATAGGCAAGCTTTTTCAAAAAATGAATGTACTGTCAAAAGGCCATTTGATTGAAGCTGAGCGGGCTGATCTTGTCGGTGAATATATTGGTCATACTGCCCAGAAGACAAGGGATCTGGTGAAAAAAGCGATAGGCGGGATCCTGTTCATCGATGAAGCATACTCTTTAGGAAGAGGCGGAGAAAAAGACTTTGGCAAGGAAGCCATTGACACTCTCGTAAAGCATATGGAAGACCGCCAGCATGAATTTATTCTGATACTGGCGGGCTACTCAAGAGAAATGAATCACTTCTTGACGCTGAATCCTGGTCTTCATTCCCGGTTCCCCCTGGTTGTTGACTTCCCTGACTACTCGATTGAGCAGCTGATGGAAATCGGCGAGCGGATGCTGAAGGAACGGGAATATACATTAAGCCACGAATCTGAAAAGAAGCTGAGAGAGCACTTACACTTTGTGAAAAATAATCTCAGTCCAAACAGTTTTTCGAATGGGCGCTATATCCGGAATATCATTGAAAAATCAATCCGGGCACAGGCCATGCGCCTATTAATGCAAAACAGCTATGACAAACATGATCTGATGACCATCAGAAGCAATGATTTGTTGTTTGAAGAAGCCGATTAA